The DNA window TAGATAAATCAATATATGAAAAACAAATCTTTTATTATATCAGATTTAATTTACAGACTTTCTTGCACACTCCCATTCTCCCCCCGAGTATCTCTAACAGGTTTTTATTAGTTAAAGTTCCAGCTCGGAAGCTGCATCTTCATCAAGAATTATTGTAATATCAGGATGTAATCTCAAAAGAGATGAAGGCACATCTTCTGTCACTTCTCCCTCAAGTGCTTTTTTTACTATAGCTGCCTTATGTTTGCCGTTTACCACAAGTATCAGCTTTTTTACCGCGAATACACTCGCAGGCCCCATTGTTACAAATGAGTCAGGAACATATTTTATATCTCCCACTTCACCTACCATCAGCTCTTTTAGTTCTTCAGCTATAGGAGCCATATATGTTTTATTGCCGAATTTCGTCAATTTAGGAAGATTTCCGCAGAAATGTCCATCTCCGCCCATTCCCATTAGTATCGCATCAAGTCCGCCGTCATTTTTTAATATTTCGTCGTATTCTTTATAATTCTCCATTGTAAGCTTATGAATATTTTCCTCTTTTATTCCCGCAGGTGTGAGATAATCATTTCTCAGATTACTTATTGTAACCCCTTCCCTGTCCAGTCCTTTAAAAGGTATCTCATCAAAATTATAATAATGTACATTATCAAAATGTTCTTTTCCTTTTACCTGTCCTATCATTTGTCTGTAAATCTCTTTTGGAGTGCTTCCCGCAGTAATTGAAAGGTTTACTCTTTTATCCTGATACATCAGCCCCATCAAAATATTCACCGCAATACTGCTCATTTCTTCATAAGTTTTTGTTATAATTAATTTCATTTTTTCCCCTTTCTATACTTCTTCACCGTTAGTCTCTATTACTTTTTTATACCAGTGAAATGATTTTTTAGGATATCTTTTCTTCGTTCCCTTTCCTTCATCATCTATATCTACATATATAAAACCGTATCTTTTTGACATTTCTCCTGTTGATGCGCTTACCAGATCAATACAGCCCCAGCTTGTATAGCCCATAAGGTCTACTCCGCTTTCTACGGCTTCTGCCATAGCATCTATATGATCTCTCATATACTGTATTCTGTATTCATCATTTATTTCATTTTTATCATCTAAAACATCATGTGCTCCAAGTCCGTTTTCTACTATAAATAATGGAACCTGATATCTGTCATAAAGCTCATTTAATGCTATTTTCAAACCTGTAGGGTCTATTTCCCATCCCCAGTCACTGGCTTTCAAAAATGGATTCTTTATAGCTGACAGAAGATTACCGTTGGTTTTTTCCATACTTTCAGGATCTGCCGCCCTTACCGCTGACATATAATAGCTGAATCCGATGTAATCTGCCGGATACTCTCTAATCAGCTCCAAATCACCGGCTTTTATATCCAGTTTAATATTTTCTCTCTTAAATACTTTATTTATATAAGAAGGATATTTTCCTCTTACCTGTACATCTGCACAAAAATTATTAAACATTCTGCTCTCTTCCAGATTTGCCCATTGATTAGCAGGATTGCAGTCATATGAATAGCTTGTACCATAAATAATCATACATCCCACTCTCAGATTTTTATCAAGTTCATGTGCTTTTTTCACAGCAAGACTGCTCGCCGTAAACTGATGATGAAGTCCCTGATATACATCCTGTTTCCCTGCTTTAGGATCTTTATTTACAAATCCCTGACTGAATAATGGTATAAAAAAGGCACTGTTTATTTCATTAAATGTCATCCAGTATTTTACTTTTTTATAATATCTTTCCAGTACAGTATCAGCATATTTTTCAAAAAATTCTATTAATTTTCTATTTTTCCATCCGCCGTATTTAACCGCAAGATTCAGCGGCATCTCGTAATGTGAAATTGTCACCACAGGTTCAATGCCGTATTTTAGACATTCATCAAATACATTATCATAAAACTTCAGCCCTTCTTCATTCGGCTCTGCTTCATCACCCTGCGGAAATATTCTTGACCATGCTATAGATAATCTGTAGCATTTAAATCCCATTTCTGCAAATAAGGCTATATCTTCTTTATATGTGTGATAAAAGTCAATTCCGTCATGATTAGGATAAGTATACTTGTCGCTGTGAATTTTAAAATCAAAATCCGGATCTTTTATTATTCCCAGTCTCTTTTTTCCTCCGGGTACGACATCCATAATTGAAAGTCCTTTTCCACCTTGATTATAAGCTCCTTCAAGCTGGTTTGCCGCTGTTGCCCCGCCCCAAAGAAAGTTTTCCGGAAATCTTTTTTGTGAATTTTCCATAAAATGCCTCCTTTTTCTGTATATTTATACTATAAATTATGGTATGCATTCCATGTCAAGAACTTTTTTTATTTTATAAATTCTTCTTTCGATAAAACAATATA is part of the Sebaldella sp. S0638 genome and encodes:
- a CDS encoding glycoside hydrolase family 1 protein, which encodes MENSQKRFPENFLWGGATAANQLEGAYNQGGKGLSIMDVVPGGKKRLGIIKDPDFDFKIHSDKYTYPNHDGIDFYHTYKEDIALFAEMGFKCYRLSIAWSRIFPQGDEAEPNEEGLKFYDNVFDECLKYGIEPVVTISHYEMPLNLAVKYGGWKNRKLIEFFEKYADTVLERYYKKVKYWMTFNEINSAFFIPLFSQGFVNKDPKAGKQDVYQGLHHQFTASSLAVKKAHELDKNLRVGCMIIYGTSYSYDCNPANQWANLEESRMFNNFCADVQVRGKYPSYINKVFKRENIKLDIKAGDLELIREYPADYIGFSYYMSAVRAADPESMEKTNGNLLSAIKNPFLKASDWGWEIDPTGLKIALNELYDRYQVPLFIVENGLGAHDVLDDKNEINDEYRIQYMRDHIDAMAEAVESGVDLMGYTSWGCIDLVSASTGEMSKRYGFIYVDIDDEGKGTKKRYPKKSFHWYKKVIETNGEEV
- a CDS encoding glucosamine-6-phosphate deaminase, translated to MKLIITKTYEEMSSIAVNILMGLMYQDKRVNLSITAGSTPKEIYRQMIGQVKGKEHFDNVHYYNFDEIPFKGLDREGVTISNLRNDYLTPAGIKEENIHKLTMENYKEYDEILKNDGGLDAILMGMGGDGHFCGNLPKLTKFGNKTYMAPIAEELKELMVGEVGDIKYVPDSFVTMGPASVFAVKKLILVVNGKHKAAIVKKALEGEVTEDVPSSLLRLHPDITIILDEDAASELEL